CTCTTTATATCCACAATTTCTGGAGATATCTTCATTTGGTCATGTCTTTTGATCAAATAAGGCATACAatcctttgccattatcagagCTTGATTCTTGCATTTAACTTTAAAGCTTGAAACACTGTTATAGAagttccactcaccctctgaaaagtcgtactctaacaatgtccaatgtgtaccagcaggattttcctttgttatatagttcattggaatgaacattttCTCAACTGAGAtaggtcatgctgtcaatgttggattttcctttgttatataggtcatgctgtcaatgttggatctgcataaggtgttatgcagttaaacaataagtgacgcagggaaggcgtaaaaaaaaaaattatatgcataactacttgtgcagataacctaaacaatgcataacttgtcatgctgtcaatgttggatctgcataagatgttatgcattaaaacaataagtgacgcagggaaggcgtaaaaacccttttatatgcataactacttatgcagataacctaaacaatgcataacttgtcatgctgtcaatgttggatatgcataagatgttatgcattaaaacaataagtgacgcagggaaggcgtaaaaacccttttatatgcataactacttatgcagataacctaaacaatgcataacttgtcatgctgtcaatgttggatctgcataatatgttatgcattaaaacaataagtgacgcagtgaatgcttaacaaaaacaataacacttcttatatgcataacaagttatgcagatactctaaacagtgcataacaggtcatgcagttatttttggatctgcataagatgttatgcagttaaacaatgtttgtattttatgcagttaaacaagttatgcagttctgcatgtttgctttcatatgcttgaaatatacattcattcttaaggttcataaacaagtacctctaagcttgaaatatgcttcttgagcattgctttcttcattgctgcaaagtcCCACCTTGCATCTCTTGGTGTAGCATTGGGATTGACCTTGACAATGTCTGATGATGATATCTCAGctatgtactgcataactagttatgcacattttctttgtactgcataactagttatgcacattttttttgtactgcataacttgttatgcacatttatttttgtgccacataacaagttatgcatctgcataactggttatgcacattttttttgtactgcataacttgttatgcacattttctttgtactgcataactagttatgcatattttttttgcatctgcagtgatttatgataagcataactgcataatgtcttatgcattatttttctcactttttctggttatgaatcagtttttttagatgcataagacattatgcattattttgttttagctgcatattgtcttatgcattacttttttcacttttctgatttatggatttttatgcacgtgcataatgtcttctgcatcattttgtttagtgcataagacaatataagggaaaatttagctgcataacttttttctgtttcttctacttgattttttcttcttcgtctgtttcatccatttttgttgaaatgtattctagggtttagtcaaaaatgatttacttctttgaatcatcgattttaaatgattttttctttaaatgatggagaaaaaatctttgcagatccgttacagagattaatggaggaatagggaaaAAAACCGGCggacaagaaaaaaaattatgcccaaaaacgatgaagggtaatatagtctttcagtacgttttaaatatttttaaataattatgggtgtgactgtatcagaaattaattgtgggcctggcggtaaggttttttttttttgggcctgcgcctaaaatTCCCAAATTAGATTCTTAGTCATGAATCTTTGTGCTTATTTGCAGCTTGGTTTACTTCGTGTTGGTGGGTTTGTAAGCCTTTTGAGCTATTCCTAACCTGCTTCTCGTAAGTTTTCAATGTATTTTGGAAGTTCCGAACTTccgattaaagaaagaaacaaacggTAGGCTGGATGATTGGAATCCTTTTTCTTCTTTAAGATCCAAAACCCGACACGCACCTGTTCGGCCAAGGGGCCCAACCACGCACTACTGAAGCAGACAACAGATGCTATTGGCACCTTCATTTCGACTTTCACGCCTGCATATACGTTATTATCACCATCATAGATGCTGATAAGCATCttctatttattttttctgatGCAACATAGAGCATCTATATGTATACAAAATCTCCGAGGAAGCACAAAATTACAGCAAAAGTAAAAGATAAAGCTTCCTACGACCACAATGCCGTAGGAAGTCACTAGGAACCTGAACAAAGAATAAAAGCTAAAGCACAACAGAAGCCCACATATTTGGTGGAAACCATTACATGTGATGATACACTTTTTCGCGAACAAAGAATAAAAGATAACCCACTTACAGTAACATTATACTCCTGACATCTTTATCATCTTTTATTTGGCATCAACTACAACACACGTTGATTCTTCTACATTCACGAGTCATGCAACATGCACGCAAGGCCTTAATCACCGTTGGATTTTGTTTATttggttttattttattattatcagaAAACCATGTCTTACATCAAGAGaaaattaattagcacaagtttGATCGTCTGCTAGGACAGCGGAGAGGATCGAAGGTGGATTTTGCGATCCACGACTGATACATATATAAGGTTAGATTTAGCTGCCTTAGCCAGAGTACTTAGATGGTAATAGTACTACTAAAGTGCAAATAATTAATTGTAGCTAAAATTGGAGAGAAGTGCTGATGGGATAAAATTGGTGGGTTGAGTTTCATGGTATTGCTGGGACAGACCAGATACCGTAAGAAATCTATAAAAGGACCAGTCAGATATTTATGATGCATGTCTTCCTTTATTCTTACAACTGGGATGGCATGGCTTTCACAGAGGTGAAAACAGGTAAGCTTGGCAGCTGGACTAAGTTGCCCGGATTTTATGAGAAAAAAATCTCGCCTCTATGTGAAACATTCACGGAAAGCCTTCTGGGTGTTCAGAAAAGAAATAAGCGTACTGAGAATCTTGGTTCATTAAAGGTAAGGTTCTTAAGTAACTTACCGTATCCAGAATTTGAATATTGTTTTTATATTTCTGGAATTATAATGAATTGTAATTGCTATGTCATTGTCAAGCATTGATTTAATTTGGTGGATTTTTCTCTTAGGGGCTAAATTCACAATCAAATCTATCCAAATTTCTCTTTATTAAGGTTTGTTTTCAACATCTTGCCAAATTATCATGAAATTAAATCCCAGTGATGCAAATGTGTTAAGGTTTGTTTGATTAGTCTCctcttagaaacaaaatttaatttcattatgtacCTAAGTAGGTAGCAAATGTGTCACTGCTGAAAAGCTGGCATTCAGCATATTATCAGCAATGTCATAAAACTGAAGATGTCTAACATGCCGTTACAGTTAAGGAACTTGTTATAAATACATGTAGGTATAGAACTAGTGCACGGTGAACAAACGATCAATGCCAAGGTTTTTCACATTTATGACATGCATATATCTTTTATGATATTTGTTAGACGAATCAGTTGATCCAGTAGATCTGATTAACGTTTTTTGATGAAACTTGATCAGTGGGTTCTCCGCTATTAAGTATCCTGTTTTTTGATGAAACTTGATCCAGTAGATCTAAGTATCCGCTCTTCAGTTGGCCATCATGGATATATTGTAGCAAAAGGACATTCATAAGTTTCATTTATTGCAAATCCAGTTTGAAAACAACAAGCAAATCTTACATGGAGAAACAAACCAAACACACAGGTGGAATAAATGACATGGAACAACATCTTCTTGGGAGGAGCAGGTGGCCAGTCATGTGGTAACTTTCTCCTCCATCTCGTTTCTTGTAAGGACATGAAGGAGTGAAGTCTCCTGCTGGCAAGCGCATACTCCATGCTCTATTTGGATCCTGAGTCGCGAACTTAGTCCAAGTAGCAGTATAGTACTCGTACTTACTGTGTGTAATTCGCGTGAATTTTTTCACATCCCGAATATGTTTTTCATTCTTGTAATTTCCATCCTGGTACCTTAATAGATGATCTTCGGGAAGGTCGATGGAAAAAATATCTCCATAAGACCTCACCGAATGCTCGAATAGAGGTAAAGATATTGGATCAACAGACACGCCAGCAAGGTCTGCAGTCACAACAATGCTACATCCATCGGGACTGAAGCAGGGATGGTTCACATGCCCTGAGATATCACTTCCACTTGTCATCACTCTTACCAAAACATCTGGATTATCCCACTTCACTAGATACACCGCAAAGTATCCTGGGTCAAGACCCTGGTCTGATTCTGGTGCACCTGCAGGCTTGTCACGGGTTGACGAAAATACTATCCAATCTCCCATTGGCGACCATTGGCAATGTGTATCAGTCCATTTCCCTTTCGTTAGCCGTCTTGGTTCCCTTCCATTGACCACCCCTCGTTTTTCATCTTCCATTATGTATAGATTCTTGAATCCATCTTTCCCTGTTGATCGGTATACTAATTTCTTCCCTGTTGAAGTTTTCAAAGCATTAGTACATACAGTTGCAAAAGCATGCGCATATTGGAAGTATTTGTATGAAGTAAATTATTACCATCTGGACTGCTGGATGGGAAGGCATTATTGTACTGATCTGTAAGCGCATAACACTGACGTCTATACTTTGAGACGTTGGTGATAGCATTGATGTTCACCTTCATTTTCATGTTAAATGAAGGTCCAACACACACATATAATGTGTCATCACGTTGGTTCCAAACTGGGGAGAAGAGTCTGTCCGGACCATCCTCCTACGTACATATGCGAACCCAATTAACTATCACATGATAAGTAACAGCATAATTCTGCAACAAATAATATGGAccacaggaacaacacacatgtATTATTTACATACCTCGTACGCAATATGCAATCCATTACCATCAGCAACCCACACAGCTTTGAACTCATTGTCAACAAATTCAAGCCTTTTTCCATCTTTTGAAATTGTTGGAAACACTCCTGACACTCTGAACAGACCTACGTCTGGTAGTGAGGAGTCAAGCGTCTGAAATGGTCTTTCCACAGCTTTGTACTATTGACGTCAGAGAAACATATATTTGCGTTAGAATAAACTTCAAAAGTGGTACATGATAAGTATACGTCTAAGACTAATTTAATGCTAGTACCGAGAGTTTGTCGCTCCTGCCACGGTGGTAACCAATGAGCTTCCCACCGTTGATCAGAAATGGGTTGAAGTGATCCGCTTTTGATGATTTAGTATATTGAGTGATTTTTGTGCTTTGTCCGTACATATTTGAATCAAATATCTCAATTTGTCTAAACTGGTCTACGTCACGTGCTGCGCCTAACCCCTGTGACTCTTTACGAACAGTAACAACAGCCACTCTGTTCGCATCAATGGCGGCCGGAGTGAACGCATCAAAATTTGGCGGGGTTACCCGTTTGACAACACCATTGCTAATGTCGACCCGGTATACACTCCAAAATGCTTTAACGCCTTTTGGATGAATTATTGGTTCATCCTTACCGTGGAAGAATATGACATTGTGACTTCCCCAAGTCGGCCACCCACCATTTTTTACAACCATCCTCCGAGTGTGAGGTGACATTATATCCATGATATAAATGTTAGTCTTTAGATCTTCGATTTCACCGTCCCAACCACCTGCCTTTCCTTGGAATGATGCCACAGCTATCATCTTTCTTGACGGTGACAACTAGGGGCTTAAATCAGCAGTCCCTGATTTGATGCACGTATAGTCAGTGATAAGAAAATCAGTATCATCATAAAAAAGACATGGTATATATACCTAGTGGTGTGAGACGGTCAGTTACTCCGTTCTGGAGATTGGTTTGATAAACAGCAGTCCAAGGCTGATGACGTTCCTTAGCTGGTTCTTTGGTGCTAACATAGATGAGATGGTTATCAGTAAAGCAACCACTATCTTCCAAGCAAACGTTATTGAAAGTCGGGGTTACACCGAAAATATCAGCTAAGCAGAAAACTTCAACTTTGGGCGGGCTCTGAAAGCGGAGAGCTATGTGAAGCAATTCAAGCCTTTTTCTCTCAGAGACGAAAACAATGACCGAAAGCAGACCTTTATCTACGTCGATTTCTTTGCCATTGGTTTTCGATTTCAAATTTGTATACTTCAGAAGTTTCTTGAGAGCATCCTTTGGAATTTC
This DNA window, taken from Papaver somniferum cultivar HN1 chromosome 3, ASM357369v1, whole genome shotgun sequence, encodes the following:
- the LOC113357930 gene encoding uncharacterized protein LOC113357930: MIAVASFQGKAGGWDGEIEDLKTNIYIMDIMSPHTRRMVVKNGGWPTWGSHNVIFFHGKDEPIIHPKGVKAFWSVYRVDISNGVVKRVTPPNFDAFTPAAIDANRVAVVTVRKESQGLGAARDVDQFRQIEIFDSNMYGQSTKITQYTKSSKADHFNPFLINGGKLIGYHRGRSDKLSYKAVERPFQTLDSSLPDVGLFRVSGVFPTISKDGKRLEFVDNEFKAVWVADGNGLHIAYEEDGPDRLFSPVWNQRDDTLYVCVGPSFNMKMKVNINAITNVSKYRRQCYALTDQYNNAFPSSSPDGKKLVYRSTGKDGFKNLYIMEDEKRGVVNGREPRRLTKGKWTDTHCQWSPMGDWIVFSSTRDKPAGAPESDQGLDPGYFAVYLVKWDNPDVLVRVMTSGSDISGHVNHPCFSPDGCSIVVTADLAGVSVDPISLPLFEHSVRSYGDIFSIDLPEDHLLRYQDGNYKNEKHIRDVKKFTRITHSKYEYYTATWTKFATQDPNRAWSMRLPAGDFTPSCPYKKRDGGESYHMTGHLLLPRRCCSMSFIPPVCLVCFSM